Proteins encoded within one genomic window of Streptomyces sp. NBC_00523:
- a CDS encoding acetate kinase, whose amino-acid sequence MTTPNTEDTAAARKPGRVLVLNSGSSSVKYQLLDMDDRSRLASGLVERIGEETSRLVHTPLAGGGEPREREGRIADHDEALKAAAEELAADGLGLDSPELAAIGHRVVHGGLRFTEPTVITDEVLKEIERLVPVAPLHNPANITGIRTAQALRPDLPQVAVFDTAFHTTMPEYAARYAIDVETADAHRIRRYGFHGTSHAYVSRKAARLLGKEPEDVNVIVLHLGNGASASAVAGGRCVETSMGLTPLEGLVMGTRSGDIDPAVTFHLKRVAGMSADEIDVLLNKKSGLVGLCGDNDMREIRRRVDEGDERAALAFDIYVHRLKKYIGAYAAVLGRVDAVVFTAGVGENSAPVREAAIAGLEELGLAVDADLNAVRSGVPRLISPDYARVAVAVVPTDEELEIAIQTFALVDN is encoded by the coding sequence ATGACCACCCCGAACACCGAAGACACGGCGGCGGCGAGGAAGCCGGGCCGGGTGCTCGTGCTCAACTCCGGCTCGTCCTCCGTGAAGTACCAGCTCCTCGACATGGACGACCGCTCCCGGCTGGCGTCCGGCCTGGTCGAGCGGATCGGCGAGGAGACCTCCCGGCTCGTCCACACCCCGCTGGCCGGGGGCGGCGAGCCCCGGGAGCGCGAGGGCCGGATCGCCGACCACGACGAGGCGCTGAAGGCGGCGGCCGAGGAGCTGGCCGCCGACGGTCTCGGCCTGGACTCCCCCGAGCTGGCGGCGATCGGGCACCGGGTGGTGCACGGCGGGCTCCGGTTCACCGAGCCGACCGTGATCACCGACGAGGTCCTCAAGGAGATCGAGCGCCTGGTCCCCGTGGCGCCGCTGCACAACCCGGCCAACATCACGGGCATCCGCACCGCCCAGGCGCTGCGCCCGGACCTGCCGCAGGTGGCGGTGTTCGACACGGCGTTCCACACGACGATGCCGGAGTACGCGGCGCGGTACGCGATCGACGTGGAGACGGCCGACGCCCACCGCATCCGCCGCTACGGCTTCCACGGCACCTCGCACGCGTACGTCTCCCGCAAGGCCGCCCGGCTGCTGGGCAAGGAGCCGGAGGACGTCAACGTCATCGTGCTGCACCTGGGCAACGGGGCGTCGGCGTCGGCGGTCGCGGGCGGGCGGTGCGTGGAGACGTCGATGGGGCTGACCCCCTTGGAGGGGCTGGTCATGGGTACCCGCTCCGGTGACATCGATCCGGCCGTCACCTTCCACCTGAAGCGGGTGGCGGGGATGTCGGCGGACGAGATCGACGTCCTGCTCAACAAGAAGAGCGGCCTGGTGGGGCTGTGCGGTGACAACGACATGCGGGAGATCCGGCGCCGGGTGGACGAGGGCGACGAGCGGGCCGCGCTCGCCTTCGACATCTACGTCCACCGGCTGAAGAAGTACATCGGCGCCTATGCGGCGGTCCTCGGCCGGGTGGACGCCGTGGTCTTCACGGCGGGGGTGGGCGAGAACTCCGCCCCGGTACGGGAGGCTGCCATCGCCGGTCTGGAGGAGCTGGGCCTCGCGGTGGACGCGGATCTCAACGCCGTACGGTCCGGCGTACCGCGGCTGATCTCGCCGGATTACGCACGGGTCGCGGTCGCCGTGGTGCCGACGGACGAAGAGCTGGAGATCGCCATCCAGACCTTCGCACTGGTCGACAACTGA
- the pta gene encoding phosphate acetyltransferase, producing the protein MTRSVYVTGIDRGDGRQVVDLGVMELLTRQVDRVGVFRPLVHDDPDRLFELLRARYRLSQDPGTVYGMDYHEASAIQAEQGTDELVSRLVERFHRVAVDYEVVLVLGTDFAATQLPDELALNARLANEFGASVIAVVGGQDQNAESVRAETRNAYRAYSGLGCDVLAMIVNRVAPADRDVVAERLTATLPVPCSVLPDEPALSAPTVAQITAALDGTVLLGDDSGLARDALDFVFGGAMLPNLLKALTPGCMVVTPGDRADLVIGSLAAHSAGTPPIAGLLLTLDERPGEEILTLAARLAPGTPVISVAGGSFPTAAELFALEGRLNAATPRKAETALGLFERHVDTAALLDRVSVARSGRVTPMMFEHELLEQARADRRRVVLPEGTEERVLRAADVLMRRDVCDLTLLGDVDVIRKKAADLGIDLAETQLIDPQTSELRQSFAERYAQLRAHRGVTVELAYDVVSDVNYFGTLMVQEGLADGMVSGAVHSTAATIRPAFEIIKTKPDASIVSSVFFMCLADKVLVYGDCAVNPDPDAEQLADIAVQSAATAARFGVDPRIAMLSYSTGTSGTGADVDKVREATDRVRGSRPDLRIEGPIQYDAAVEPSVAATKLPGSEVAGQATVLIFPDLNTGNNTYKAVQRSAGAVAVGPVLQGLRKPVNDLSRGALVQDIVNTVAITAIQAQGEE; encoded by the coding sequence GTGACGCGCAGCGTGTACGTGACCGGGATCGACCGGGGAGACGGCCGCCAGGTCGTGGACCTGGGCGTCATGGAGCTGCTGACCCGCCAGGTGGACCGGGTCGGGGTGTTCCGCCCCCTGGTGCACGACGACCCCGACCGGCTCTTCGAGCTGCTGCGGGCCCGCTACCGGCTCTCCCAGGACCCGGGCACGGTCTACGGGATGGACTACCACGAGGCGTCCGCGATCCAGGCCGAGCAGGGCACCGACGAACTCGTCTCCCGGCTCGTCGAGCGCTTCCACCGGGTGGCCGTCGACTACGAGGTGGTCCTCGTCCTCGGCACCGACTTCGCCGCCACCCAGCTCCCCGACGAGCTGGCGCTCAACGCCCGCCTGGCCAACGAGTTCGGCGCCTCGGTGATCGCGGTGGTCGGCGGCCAGGACCAGAACGCGGAGTCGGTGCGCGCCGAGACCCGCAACGCGTACCGGGCCTACTCGGGCCTGGGCTGCGACGTGCTCGCGATGATCGTGAACCGGGTGGCCCCCGCCGACCGGGACGTCGTCGCCGAACGCCTCACCGCGACCCTGCCGGTCCCCTGCTCGGTGCTGCCGGACGAGCCGGCCCTCTCGGCGCCGACGGTCGCCCAGATCACCGCGGCCCTGGACGGCACGGTGCTCCTCGGCGACGACTCCGGGCTCGCCCGGGACGCGCTGGACTTCGTCTTCGGCGGGGCCATGCTGCCGAACCTGCTGAAGGCGCTGACCCCGGGGTGCATGGTGGTGACGCCCGGGGACCGCGCGGACCTGGTGATCGGCTCGCTCGCCGCGCACAGCGCCGGGACGCCGCCGATCGCCGGGCTGCTGCTCACCCTGGACGAGCGGCCCGGCGAGGAGATACTCACGCTGGCCGCGCGGCTCGCACCGGGCACCCCGGTGATCTCGGTGGCCGGCGGCTCCTTCCCCACCGCCGCGGAGCTCTTCGCCCTGGAGGGCAGGCTCAACGCGGCGACCCCGCGCAAGGCGGAAACCGCGCTCGGCCTCTTCGAGCGCCACGTCGACACCGCCGCCCTCCTCGACCGGGTCTCGGTCGCCCGCAGCGGCCGGGTCACGCCGATGATGTTCGAGCACGAGCTGCTGGAGCAGGCACGCGCGGACCGGCGCCGGGTGGTGCTGCCGGAAGGCACCGAGGAACGCGTGCTGCGCGCGGCCGACGTCCTGATGCGCCGCGATGTCTGCGACCTCACCCTCCTCGGCGACGTCGACGTGATCCGCAAGAAGGCCGCGGACCTCGGCATCGACCTGGCCGAGACCCAGCTCATCGACCCCCAGACCTCGGAGCTGCGCCAGTCGTTCGCCGAGCGGTACGCACAGCTGCGGGCGCACCGCGGAGTGACGGTCGAGCTGGCGTACGACGTGGTCTCGGACGTCAACTACTTCGGCACCCTGATGGTCCAGGAGGGCCTGGCCGACGGGATGGTCTCCGGGGCGGTGCACTCCACGGCGGCGACCATCCGGCCCGCCTTCGAGATCATCAAGACGAAGCCGGACGCCTCGATCGTCTCCTCGGTCTTCTTCATGTGTCTCGCGGACAAGGTGCTGGTGTACGGCGACTGCGCGGTCAACCCGGACCCGGACGCCGAGCAGCTCGCGGACATCGCCGTGCAGTCCGCCGCCACCGCCGCCCGCTTCGGCGTCGATCCCCGGATCGCGATGCTGTCGTACTCGACGGGCACCTCGGGCACCGGCGCCGACGTCGACAAGGTGCGCGAGGCGACGGACCGGGTGCGCGGGAGCCGCCCGGACCTGAGGATCGAGGGGCCCATCCAGTACGACGCGGCGGTCGAGCCGAGCGTGGCCGCGACCAAGCTGCCGGGCTCCGAGGTGGCCGGGCAGGCGACGGTCCTGATCTTCCCGGACCTCAACACCGGCAACAACACGTACAAGGCCGTGCAGCGCTCGGCGGGCGCGGTGGCGGTCGGCCCGGTCCTCCAGGGGCTGCGCAAGCCGGTCAACGACCTGTCCCGGGGCGCGCTCGTGCAGGACATCGTGAATACCGTGGCCATCACCGCGATCCAGGCCCAGGGCGAGGAGTGA
- the pyk gene encoding pyruvate kinase: MRRSKIVCTLGPAVDSHEQLVALIEAGMSVARFNFSHGSHAEHQGRYDRVRKAAAETGRAVGVLADLQGPKIRLAKFAEGPVELVRGDEFVITAEDVPGDKSICGTTYKGLPGDVAKGDPILINDGNVELKVVSVEGPRVHTIVIEGGVISDHKGINLPGAAVNVPALSEKDVEDLRFALRMGCDLVALSFVRDANDIKDVHKVMDEEGRRVPVIAKVEKPQAVEHMEGIVMAFDGVMVARGDLAVEYPLEKVPMVQKRLVELCRRNAKPVVVATQMMESMITNSRPTRAEASDVANAILDGADAVMLSAESSVGAYPIETVKTMSKIVVAAEEELLSKGLQPLVPGKKPRTQGGSVARAACEIADFLGGEALVAFTKSGDTARRLSRYRAAQPILAFTTDESTRNQLALSWGVEAHVVPHVDTTDAMVDLVDSELLKLGRYNEGDTMVITAGSPPGVPGTTNMVRVHHVGGQD; encoded by the coding sequence ATGCGCCGTTCCAAAATCGTCTGCACCCTCGGCCCCGCCGTCGACTCCCACGAGCAGCTCGTCGCTCTGATCGAGGCCGGCATGAGCGTGGCCCGTTTCAACTTCAGTCACGGCTCCCACGCGGAACACCAGGGTCGTTACGACCGGGTCCGCAAGGCCGCCGCCGAGACCGGGCGGGCGGTGGGCGTGCTCGCCGACCTCCAGGGCCCGAAGATCCGCCTGGCGAAGTTCGCCGAGGGTCCGGTCGAGCTGGTCCGCGGGGACGAGTTCGTCATCACCGCCGAGGACGTCCCCGGGGACAAGTCGATCTGCGGCACGACCTACAAGGGCCTGCCCGGTGACGTCGCCAAGGGCGACCCGATCCTGATCAACGACGGCAACGTCGAGCTCAAGGTCGTCTCCGTCGAGGGCCCCCGGGTCCACACCATCGTCATCGAGGGCGGGGTGATCTCCGACCACAAGGGGATCAACCTGCCGGGTGCCGCGGTCAACGTCCCGGCCCTGTCCGAGAAGGACGTCGAGGACCTGCGCTTCGCCCTGCGGATGGGCTGCGACCTGGTCGCGCTCTCCTTCGTCCGCGATGCCAACGACATCAAGGACGTCCACAAGGTGATGGACGAGGAGGGCCGCCGGGTCCCCGTCATCGCCAAGGTGGAGAAGCCGCAGGCCGTCGAGCACATGGAGGGCATCGTCATGGCCTTCGACGGTGTGATGGTCGCCCGTGGCGACCTCGCCGTCGAATATCCGCTGGAGAAGGTCCCGATGGTGCAGAAGCGCCTCGTGGAGCTGTGCCGGCGCAACGCCAAGCCGGTGGTCGTGGCGACCCAGATGATGGAGTCGATGATCACCAACTCCCGCCCGACCCGCGCCGAGGCGTCCGACGTCGCCAACGCGATCCTGGACGGCGCGGACGCGGTCATGCTCTCCGCGGAGTCCTCGGTCGGCGCGTACCCGATCGAGACCGTCAAGACCATGTCGAAGATCGTGGTCGCCGCCGAGGAGGAGCTGCTCTCCAAGGGCCTCCAGCCGCTGGTGCCGGGCAAGAAGCCCCGTACGCAGGGTGGTTCGGTGGCCCGCGCTGCCTGCGAGATCGCGGACTTCCTGGGCGGCGAGGCCCTGGTCGCCTTCACCAAGTCCGGTGACACCGCCCGCCGGCTGTCCCGCTACCGCGCCGCGCAGCCGATCCTGGCCTTCACCACGGACGAGTCCACCCGCAACCAGCTGGCGCTCAGCTGGGGCGTCGAGGCCCACGTGGTCCCGCACGTGGACACCACGGACGCGATGGTCGACCTGGTCGACTCGGAGCTGCTGAAGCTCGGCCGCTACAACGAGGGCGACACGATGGTCATCACGGCCGGCTCGCCCCCCGGTGTCCCCGGCACCACCAACATGGTCCGCGTCCACCACGTGGGCGGCCAGGACTGA